Proteins from one Mytilus galloprovincialis chromosome 11, xbMytGall1.hap1.1, whole genome shotgun sequence genomic window:
- the LOC143051370 gene encoding uncharacterized protein LOC143051370, giving the protein MSQNEKTSTKEADGVRSTHQDETLTPDTPDHVTTFDRKIKINNGTILGRRDREQQQDEVCSELVDHSNVSVYYGNVQEKSVASITEDNMHMRPCPAVMVPPPPPDPPNPN; this is encoded by the exons ATGTCCCAAAACGAAAAAACTAGTACGAAAGAAG CCGATGGAGTCCGTTCAACACACCAAGATGAAACTTTAACACCTGATACTCCAGATCATGTTACAACATTTGATcggaaaattaaaattaataatggAACAATACTTGGAAGAAGAG ATCGTGAACAACAACAGGATGAAGTTTGTAGTGAACTAGTGGACCACAGCAATGTATCGGTTTATTATGGCAATG TTCAAGAGAAATCTGTAGCAAGCATTACTGAAGACAATATGCATATGAGACCATGTCCTGCTGTAATGGTGCCACCACCGCCACCAGATCCACCGAATCCAAATTAA